A region of Flavobacterium album DNA encodes the following proteins:
- the pfkA gene encoding 6-phosphofructokinase → MSLNIKKIGVLTSGGDSPGMNAAIRAVVRTCAFHNIECAGVYRGYQGMIEGDFKEMGPRAVNNIINKGGTILKSARSKEFMTEEGRKKAHANLVKQGIDALVVIGGNGSFTGALLFNKEFGFPVIGIPGTIDNDIFGTSFTLGYDTALNTVVEVIDKIRDTASSHNRLFFIEVMGRDAGHIALNAGIGAGAEEILIPEEDMGLDRLLDSLRKSKASGKSSSIVVIAEGDKIGKNAFELKDYVEENMPEYDVRVSILGHMQRGGSPSCFDRVLASRLGVKAVETLLEGNSNYMVGLIRDEIVLTPLENAVKGKTQVDKELIRVSDIVSI, encoded by the coding sequence ATGTCGCTTAACATAAAAAAAATAGGCGTGCTTACATCCGGAGGTGACTCCCCGGGAATGAATGCCGCCATCAGGGCCGTTGTACGTACATGTGCTTTCCATAACATAGAATGTGCCGGTGTTTACAGGGGTTACCAGGGAATGATAGAAGGGGATTTTAAAGAAATGGGTCCCCGTGCAGTGAATAACATAATCAATAAAGGAGGTACTATATTAAAATCGGCAAGGTCTAAAGAGTTCATGACCGAAGAAGGCCGTAAAAAAGCGCATGCCAACCTCGTGAAACAGGGCATTGATGCACTTGTTGTAATAGGGGGGAACGGCAGCTTTACCGGAGCGCTGTTATTTAACAAGGAGTTCGGCTTTCCTGTAATTGGCATACCGGGCACTATTGACAATGACATTTTTGGCACCAGTTTTACGCTGGGCTATGATACGGCACTTAATACTGTGGTAGAGGTAATCGATAAAATCAGGGATACGGCAAGTTCGCACAACAGGCTTTTCTTTATAGAAGTAATGGGGCGCGATGCAGGCCATATCGCTTTGAATGCGGGCATAGGCGCAGGTGCGGAAGAAATATTAATACCGGAGGAAGACATGGGGCTTGACAGGCTGCTGGATTCACTCAGGAAAAGTAAGGCTTCGGGCAAATCATCAAGTATCGTTGTGATAGCCGAAGGTGATAAAATAGGCAAAAATGCCTTTGAGCTTAAGGACTATGTAGAGGAAAACATGCCCGAGTATGACGTTCGAGTATCTATATTAGGGCACATGCAGCGCGGCGGGTCGCCATCATGCTTTGACAGGGTACTGGCCAGCAGGCTCGGTGTAAAGGCTGTGGAAACCCTGCTTGAAGGAAACTCCAACTACATGGTAGGGCTTATTAGGGATGAGATCGTACTTACCCCGCTTGAAAATGCCGTGAAGGGCAAAACGCAGGTAGATAAAGAGCTCATACGTGTTTCAGATATCGTTTCTATCTAA
- a CDS encoding N-acetylglucosamine kinase — protein MKLLVDSGATKADWIALDENGNRLFTTQTLGLSPEVINKEEALERLEARFDIYNNRNDVTSLYFYGAGCGTDRMKNFMTEIFEEFFPHAEVVSVKEDTYAAAYATNPTNEKAIICILGTGSNCSYFDGEKLHQKVQSLGYIAMDDCSGNRFGRDLVRAYYFNKMPAHLAKKFEEEYDLDADTIKHNLYKEPNPNAYLATFAKFLIQNREEPFMKALIIDAMQVFVDNYITQYENAHEVPVHFVGSIAFYLKAELAEVLGKNNLKLGNVLRRPIDGLIEYHELN, from the coding sequence ATGAAATTACTTGTTGACAGTGGTGCCACAAAAGCCGACTGGATTGCACTGGATGAAAACGGCAACAGGCTTTTTACCACACAAACCCTGGGCCTGAGCCCTGAAGTCATCAATAAGGAAGAAGCCCTTGAAAGGCTTGAAGCCCGTTTTGATATTTATAATAACCGCAATGATGTAACGAGCCTTTATTTTTATGGCGCCGGCTGCGGTACCGACAGGATGAAGAATTTTATGACGGAGATTTTCGAGGAATTTTTCCCGCATGCCGAAGTAGTAAGCGTTAAGGAAGATACCTATGCCGCTGCTTATGCTACCAACCCTACCAACGAAAAAGCGATCATCTGCATTCTTGGCACAGGGTCTAACTGCAGCTATTTTGACGGAGAGAAACTACACCAGAAAGTGCAGTCGTTAGGCTATATCGCTATGGACGATTGCAGCGGGAACCGTTTTGGCCGTGACCTGGTGCGTGCCTACTACTTCAATAAGATGCCGGCACACCTTGCTAAAAAATTCGAAGAAGAATACGACCTTGATGCAGATACTATAAAACACAACCTTTACAAAGAGCCTAACCCTAATGCTTACCTGGCTACCTTTGCAAAGTTCCTGATACAAAACCGTGAGGAGCCGTTTATGAAAGCGCTTATCATTGATGCCATGCAGGTATTTGTAGACAACTATATCACACAATATGAGAATGCACACGAGGTGCCTGTACACTTTGTAGGCTCTATAGCATTTTACCTGAAAGCTGAACTGGCCGAGGTATTGGGTAAAAACAACCTCAAGTTAGGCAATGTATTAAGGAGGCCAATTGACGGGCTTATCGAGTACCATGAGCTTAACTAA
- a CDS encoding RidA family protein, translating to MKKIIFTEKAPAPIGPYSQAVLAGNTLYTSGQIALHPETGELITGDIETETKQVMENMKAVLEAAGMDFSNVVKTTIFIMNMDDFSKINNIYGAYFDESNAPARETVQVARLPKNVNVEISMTAIL from the coding sequence ATGAAAAAAATAATCTTTACAGAAAAAGCTCCTGCTCCTATTGGCCCTTACAGCCAGGCGGTGCTTGCAGGCAATACCCTTTATACTTCAGGGCAGATAGCTTTGCATCCGGAAACAGGCGAACTTATTACCGGCGATATCGAAACCGAGACAAAACAGGTGATGGAAAATATGAAAGCCGTGCTGGAAGCTGCCGGCATGGATTTCAGCAATGTGGTAAAAACAACCATATTCATCATGAACATGGATGACTTCTCAAAGATAAACAACATTTACGGAGCCTATTTTGACGAAAGTAATGCACCCGCACGCGAAACGGTACAGGTGGCACGACTGCCAAAGAACGTGAACGTGGAGATATCAATGACCGCGATACTTTAA
- the gap gene encoding type I glyceraldehyde-3-phosphate dehydrogenase, with translation MTKVKLGINGFGRIGRIVFRETFNRDNVEVVAINDLLDVDHLAYLLKYDSVHGRFAGTVEVKDNQLYVNGKHIRVTAAKDPSTLKWDEVGVDVVAECTGIFTTLETAEAHIKGGAKKVVISAPSADAPMFVMGVNHDKATAADKIVSNASCTTNCLAPLAKVINDNFGIVEGLMTTIHATTATQLTVDGPSRKDFRGGRAALLNIIPASTGAAKAVGKVIPELNGKLTGMSMRVPTADVSVVDLTVKIAKETSYDEIMAVLKNASETSLKGILGFTEDDVVSQDFISDSRTSIVDAKAGIGLNSTFFKIVSWYDNEYGYSSKLIDLSVHIASL, from the coding sequence ATGACAAAAGTTAAATTAGGAATAAACGGTTTTGGCCGTATCGGCCGTATCGTGTTCCGCGAAACCTTTAACAGGGATAATGTAGAAGTGGTAGCCATAAACGACCTGCTTGATGTAGATCACCTGGCATACCTTTTAAAATATGATTCAGTACACGGACGTTTTGCAGGCACAGTTGAAGTAAAAGACAACCAGCTTTATGTAAACGGTAAACATATCAGGGTAACTGCAGCCAAAGACCCTTCTACCCTTAAGTGGGATGAGGTGGGCGTAGACGTGGTTGCCGAGTGTACCGGTATCTTCACTACCCTTGAAACTGCTGAGGCGCACATCAAAGGCGGCGCTAAAAAAGTGGTTATCTCTGCACCATCGGCAGATGCGCCGATGTTTGTTATGGGCGTAAACCATGACAAAGCTACAGCAGCAGACAAGATCGTATCGAACGCTTCATGTACTACCAACTGCCTTGCACCGCTTGCTAAAGTGATCAACGACAACTTTGGTATCGTGGAAGGCCTTATGACAACGATCCACGCGACTACAGCTACCCAGCTTACAGTTGACGGACCGTCAAGAAAAGATTTCCGTGGCGGAAGGGCAGCATTGCTTAACATCATCCCGGCAAGTACAGGCGCTGCAAAAGCAGTAGGCAAAGTAATCCCGGAATTGAACGGCAAGCTTACAGGTATGTCGATGCGCGTTCCTACGGCAGACGTATCAGTGGTAGACCTTACTGTAAAAATAGCAAAAGAGACCAGCTATGACGAGATCATGGCAGTGCTTAAAAATGCGTCTGAAACAAGCCTTAAAGGTATCTTGGGCTTTACAGAAGATGACGTTGTATCTCAGGATTTCATCTCTGACTCAAGGACAAGCATTGTGGATGCCAAAGCAGGTATCGGGCTTAATTCAACGTTCTTCAAGATCGTTTCATGGTACGATAACGAATATGGCTATTCAAGCAAGCTAATCGACCTTTCGGTGCATATCGCATCTTTGTAA